A stretch of Pomacea canaliculata isolate SZHN2017 linkage group LG6, ASM307304v1, whole genome shotgun sequence DNA encodes these proteins:
- the LOC112566115 gene encoding tyrosine-protein phosphatase non-receptor type 18-like yields MRAGNEPVNRFKNRSQEALPYDHSRVVLINSQNSDYINASYIAGADSPCEYIATQGPLYSTLSDFWRMVYEHRTGVIVMLCDSVENGKKMVDPYWPDEINVPVRHGELTVTMTGVSVLDAYAMRQIKVTMKDRQDLRVTQLCIRGWSERGCSLPAEKLIDVIRVAGSRGNEIERTCHSIHCILSRPWQDWHWFIALRFF; encoded by the exons ATGCGTGCAGGAAACGAGCCAGTCAACCGTTTCAAGAACAGGAGTCAGGAGGCCCTTCCAT ATGACCATTCACGAGTGGTATTAATCAACAGCCAAAACAGCGACTACATCAACGCCAGCTACATCGCA GGAGCTGATTCTCCATGTGAATACATAGCTACACAGGGACCGCTGTACTCTACTCTGTCTGACTTCTGGCGAATGGTGTACGAGCACAGGACAGGGGTCATCGTCATGTTATGTGACAGTGTAGAAAATGGAAAG AAAATGGTTGACCCGTACTGGCCTGACGAAATCAACGTACCAGTGCGACACGGCGAGCTGACTGTCACAATGACCGGTGTCTCTGTCCTTGATGCATATGCAATGCGCCAGATAAAAGTAACAATG AAAGATCGACAGGACCTCAGAGTTACCCAGCTGTGCATTCGTGGGTGGAGTGAGCGAGGATGCAGCCTTCCTGCTGAAAAGCTGATTGACGTCATCCGTGTGGCTGGCTCGAGAGGCAACGAAATCGAGCGGACCTGTCACAGCATCCACTGCATATTA tcTCGGCCTTGGCAGGACTGGCACTGGTTCATTGCCCTCCGATTCTTTTGA
- the LOC112566745 gene encoding DNA-directed RNA polymerases I, II, and III subunit RPABC2-like: protein MSRAQSRTSISRPSLSRKPPFNELFVSSRSDPCAYSAILPNSKTPMCAPVMVELEGETDPLQIAMKELKARKIPFIIRRYLPDGSYEDWALDELVITD, encoded by the exons ATGTCTCGTGCGCagagtcggacctcgataagtcgaccttccctaagtcgaaaacctccctttAACGAATTATTTGTTAGTTCCCGGTCAGATCCCTGCGCCTATTCCGCCATTTtgcctaactcgaaaactcc CATGTGTGCACCAGTGATGGTAGAACTGGAAGGAGAGACAGACCCTCTACAAATAGCTATGAAGGAACTTAA agcAAGAAAGATTCCCTTCATAATACGCAGATACCTACCAGATGGCAGCTATGAAGATTGGGCTCTTGATGAACTGGTCATCACTGACTAA